TGTCTTGAATGATAATTAGCATAAGTCGTGCCACAAATTTAACCATAAAAATATGCATATTTAATTGGGTTTTTTAATCATGTAAAAAACCGTATGATTAAAAACTAACCACGGCTTTATGTTTTGATTAATTTTTAATCATTTTTGTGAGTTTCAAAATAATGAAACACATAGAATGGTATTTAATAGTAGAGGCGTAATACATTACACCTGACAGATTTAAAAACAAGAACGAGGCTTATCATGATACGCCTCTACATTACAAAAATAATACATTAAATACGATCTGGGATTTTAATGTAGAGGCGCAATATATTGCGCCTCATGGATTGTAAGACAAGAACGAGGCGCATCATGATACGCCTCTACATTACAAAAACAATAAATAAAATAAAAAAGCCGCGGGCATCAGCGCCCGCGGCAAAAAGAACAAAAACGACAGTAAAGAGAGGCAGTGAAGCAGGAGAAGCTTTCTCTTTACTGTGTTTATTTTTAACCTATTGCCTTACTTCCTCTTTCTTCTGTCCTTATCCTTACGCACTCTTCCAGCGGAAGAATAAATATCTTTCCGTCGCCTGTCTCGCCTGTCTTTGCCCCGGCAACTATCGCCTCAACAGCAGGCTCTACAAATTTGTCATTTACCGCTATTTCCAGGCGCAGTTTGCGCAGAAGGTTTCCGGTTTCCCTGACTCCGCGGTAGACTTCATTGACGCCCATCTGTCTGCCGTGTCCCAGCACTTCACTGACGGTCATCAGGTTTATATCTTTTTTATAAAGCGCCTGTTTTACCTCTTCCAGCCTGTACGGTTGTATTATCGCTATTATCAGTTTCATGTCGCCTTCCTTTTTTTTATTCAATCAGTGTGTATGCCCTTTCATTATGCTGTGACAAATCCACTCCGATATTCTCGTCCCTCTCTTTTAATCTTACGCCCATTAAAAGGTCAATCGCCTTGAAAATTATAAAAGTTCCGATAAAACTATATGCAATGGTTGCGCCGACTGCAACAGCCTGAATACCCAGCTGTTTAGGGTTGCCAAACAAAAGTCCGGTTCCAAGCGCATTTACCGCGGGGTTCGCAAATACACCGGTTAATAACGGGCCTATCATTCCGCCCACACCGTGCACGCCAAACGCGTCAAGCGAATCATCATATTTAAATTTCATTTTTATAATACTTACCGCTACAAAACAAAACATAGACGCAATAACCCCTATTATCAAAGCCGCGCCTGCGTCCACAAATCCGGCAGACGGGGTTATTG
The nucleotide sequence above comes from Candidatus Goldiibacteriota bacterium HGW-Goldbacteria-1. Encoded proteins:
- a CDS encoding transcriptional regulator encodes the protein MKLIIAIIQPYRLEEVKQALYKKDINLMTVSEVLGHGRQMGVNEVYRGVRETGNLLRKLRLEIAVNDKFVEPAVEAIVAGAKTGETGDGKIFILPLEECVRIRTEERGSKAIG